The Campylobacter concisus DNA segment AAAATACGAGCGTGGAACATACTTTGTTATCTATTACAAAGCACCACCAGCGCTTCTTGCAGAACTTACAAGAAATGTAAGGATCACTGAAGATATAATAAGATTTTTAAGCGTTAAATATGAAAATAAACGCGAAATCGCAGCTTGGGAAAGACTTTGCAAAGGTATCAAACAAACTATAAAAAAAGAGCCTCGTGAGCCAAGAGCACCGCGTGAGCCAAGAGTTGAAAAAGTAGACGAGCAAACTTTTACAG contains these protein-coding regions:
- the rpsF gene encoding 30S ribosomal protein S6, which translates into the protein MKHYELLFILKPTLTEEEVKAKVDFVKEVITKNGGEIATVVEMGTRKLAYTIKKYERGTYFVIYYKAPPALLAELTRNVRITEDIIRFLSVKYENKREIAAWERLCKGIKQTIKKEPREPRAPREPRVEKVDEQTFTEE